The window CCGGCGAGGACGTGGTCGGCGACGGCGACGGCCTCGGCTCGCGACGAGGTCGCCGCGATGTCGACGACGGTCCGCTCGAGGCCGGTGCACCGCATCCCGTGCACATCGACGATGTCGTCCTGCGGCACATCGACGGAGTGAGCACGTACATCCCGGGCAGAGCGGCCGCCGCTCGTCCGGCCGACGGCGATGTGGATGAAGTCGGCGCGATCTCGGGCGAACGGAAGGTCGTGCAGTGCCGCAGCAGACCAGTGCGAGAACACCGGCGGAGTCGCACGCGTCCGGCCGAACGCACTGGCACGGACGAGATGTCGCTCGCGCGCACCGAGATGGTCCCATTCGGAGCGGTCGACGTAAGCACCCCGGCCCACCCGGATCTCGTCGCCCCGGTGAGCGGCCCGCGCGTGCTGCTGCCGCGTCTCCGCATGGCCGTGGAGGTGACGGACGAGCACCGTGGGCGGAAGCCGGAGCAGCGGAGTGTCGGAGGAGCGCATCCCTCCGGTCTACCGGCGGTTACGCACCGGGCGAAGACGTGCCGCAGATCTGTGGAGACCGTCGGCAACCCCGTGGCCTGTGGACAGTGGCTTCTGCTCCGATTCGTAACGTCTGCGGCGGGGCGACGGGGCGCAGACGTTACGGAACGCAGCAGTCGCGGTGCCGGCCGGACATAAAGGAGCGGGGCCGGCTCTGCCGACCCCGCTCGAGTGGCGCCTCGCGCCGCCACTCAGCTGATGTGTCCACGACCGCTACGCGGCCCCCGAACTTCCGTTGCGAGAACCTGTCAGCGACGTGGGCTGGTTTGCGAGGCCGTGGGTATCCATAGGCACTCCTCTCATCGACGGAACCGTTCGGTTGATACGGTGCGTCAATTCTGCGACGGAGATGCCGCCGGGTAAAGCCCCGGTGAACACAAAAGAGGGCCGGACCCGAAGGCCCGACCCTCTTCAAGCGAGGTCGCGAGGACTTACTTGTTGATCTTCGTGACGGTACCGGCGCCCACGGTGCGGCCACCCTCACGGATGGCGAAGCCGAGGCCCTCCTCCATGGCGATCGGCTGGATCAGCTCGACCGACATGTCGGTGGTGTCGCCGGGCATGACCATCTCGGTGCCCTCGGGCAGCGAGATGACGCCGGTGACGTCGGTGGTGCGGAAGTAGAACTGCGGACGGTAGTTCGTGTAGAAGGGGTTGTGACGGCCACCCTCATCCTTGGACAGGATGTAGGCGGTTCCCTCGAAGTTGGTGTGAGGGGTCACAGAACCCGGCTTCGCGACGACCTGGCCGCGCTCCACGTCCTCGCGCTTGGTGCCGCGGAGGAGCAGACCACAGTTCTCGCCGGCCCACGCCTCGTCGAGCTGCTTGTGGAACATCTCGATACCGGTGACCGTGGTCTTCTGCGTCGGGCGGATGCCGACGATCTCGACCTCGGAGTTGATGGCGAGGGTGCCGCGCTCGGCGCGACCGGTGACGACGGTGCCACGACCGGTGATCGTGAAGACGTCCTCGATCGGCATCAGGAACGGCTTGTCCTTGTCGCGCACCGGGTCCGGGATGGACTCGTCGACGGCCTCCATGAGGTCGAGGATGGACTGCGTCCACTTCTCGTCGCCCTCGAGAGCCTTCAGGCCCGAGACGCGGACGACCGGAGCGTTGTCGCCGTCGAAGTCCTGGCTGGAGAGCAGCTCACGGACCTCGAGCTCGACAAGCTCCAGGATCTCCTCGTCATCGACCATGTCGGACTTGTTCAGCGCGACGAGCAGGTACGGCACGCCGACCTGCTTGGCGAGCAGAACGTGCTCACGGGTCTGAGCCATCGGGCCGTCGGTGGCGGCGACCACGAGGATCGCGCCGTCCATCTGAGCGGCACCGGTGATCATGTTCTTGATGTAGTCGGCGTGACCCGGGGCGTCAACGTGCGCGTAGTGGCGCTTCGGCGTCTCGTACTCGACGTGCGAGATGTTGATCGTGATACCACGCTGACGCTCTTCCGGAGCCGAGTCGATCGACGCGAAGTCGCGCTGAACGTTGGTCGCCGACGGGTACTTGTCAGCAAGCACCTTGGAGATCGCCGCGGTGAGCGTCGTCTTGCCGTGGTCGACGTGACCGATGGTTCCGATGTTGACGTGCGGCTTAGTCCGCTCGAACTTGGCCTTAGCCACTGTGGGTCCTCCTCAGGACTCTCGTGCAGGTCCCCCGGTCGACGGATTTCGACCGGTGGGATCTGCGGATTGGTTTCTTATGTTACGGGATGTTGCCTGGGGTGAGCGACCGAGGTCACTCGCCCTTGCTCTTCTGGACGATCTCGTCGGCCACAGCCTTCGGGACCTCCGCGTAGCTGTCGAACTGCATCGAGTACACCGCGCGGCCCGAGGTCTTCGACCGCAGGTCGCCGATGTATCCGAACATCTCGGACAGCGGAACGTTGGCACGCACCACCTTGACACCGCTGGCGTCCTCCATGGACTGGATCTGCCCACGACGGGAGTTCAGGTCGCCGATCACGTCGCCCATGTACTCCTCCGGCGTACGCACCTCGACCGCCATGAGCGGCTCGAGGAGCACCGGGTTCGCCTTCCGAGCGGCCTCCTTGTAGGCCATCGAGCCGGCGATCTTGAACGCCATCTCCGAGGAGTCGACGTCGTGCGAGGCACCGTCGACGAGCGTCGCCTTGACGCCCACCGTCGGGAAGCCGGCGAGAACGCCGACCTGCATCGCGTCCTGGATGCCCGCATCCACCGAGGGGATGTACTCGCGCGGGACGCGACCGCCGGTGACGGCGTTCACGAACTCGTACGAGGTCTCCGGGGTGACCTCCATGGGCTCCAGGCTGATCTGCACCTTTGCGAACTGACCGGAACCACCGGTCTGCTTCTTGTGGGTGTAGTCGTACTTCTCCACCGTGCGGCGGATGGTCTCGCGGTAGGCCACCTGGGGCTTACCGACGTTCGCCTCGACGTTGAACTCGCGCTTCATGCGGTCGACGAGGATGTCGAGGTGGAGCTCGCCCATGCCCTTGATGACGGTCTGGCCGGTCTCCTGGTTCTGCTCGGTGCGGAACGTCGGGTCCTCTTCGGCCAGCTTCTGGATCGCGGTGCCCAGCTTCTCCTGGTCGGCCTTGGTCTTCGGCTCGATGGCGACCTCGATCACCGGCTCCGGGAAGGTCATCGACTCGAGCACGACCTGGTTGTCCGGGTCGCTCAGGGTGTCACCGGTGGTGGTGTCCTTGAGGCCGATCACCGCGTAGATGTTCCCGGCGGTGACGAAGTCGACCGGGTTCTCCTTGTTGGCGTGCATCTGGAAGATCTTGCCGATGCGCTCCTTCTTGCCCTTGGTCGAGTTGACGACCTGGGCACCGGAGTCGATGCGGCCCGAGTACACGCGGACGTAGGTCAGACGACCGAAGAACGGGTGCACGGCGACCTTGAAGGCCAGCGCCGAGAAGGGCTCGGTCGCGTCGGCGTGACGCATGATGACCTGCTCCTCGTCGCGCGGGTTGTGCGCCTCGATGGCGGGCACGTCGAGCGGCGACGGGAGGTAGTCGATCACGGCGTCGAGCATCGGCTGGACGCCGCGGTTCTTGAACGCCGAACCGCAGAGGACCGGGTAGATCTCGTTGTTGACGGTGAGCTTGCGGATCGCGGCCTTGATCTCGGGGACCGTGATCTCCTCGCCGCCGAAGAACTTCTCGAGCAGCGCGTCGTCGCTCTCGGCGACGGTCTCGATCAGCTTCGCGCGGTACTCCTCGGCCTTGGCCTGGAGGTCGGCGGGGATCTCCTGGACCTCGTACTTGGCGCCCATGGTCACATCGCCCTTGGCGTCGCCCGGCCAGACCAGCGCGCGCATCTCGATCAGGTCGACGACGCCGACGAAGTCGGACTCGGAACCGATCGGGAGCTGCATCACCAGCGGCTTGGCGCCGAGGCGGGAGATGATGGTGTCGACCGTGAAGTAGAAGTCGGCGCCCAGCTTGTCCATCTTGTTGACGAAGCAGATGCGCGGGACGTTGTACTTGTCGGCCTGGCGCCACACGGTCTCCGACTGGGGCTCCACGCCCTCCTTCGCGTCGAAGACGGCGACCGCGCCGTCGAGCACGCGGAGCGAGCGCTCCACCTCGACGGTGAAGTCGACGTGTCCGGGCGTGTCGATGATGTTGATCTGGTTCTTGTTCCAGAAGCAGGTCACGGCCGCGGACGTGATGGTGATGCCGCGCTCCTTCTCCTGCTCCATCCAGTCGGTGGTCGAGGCGCCGTCGTGCGTCTCGCCGATCTTGTGGTTGACGCCCGTGTAGAACAGGATGCGCTCGGTCGTGGTGGTCTTGCCGGCATCGATGTGGGCCATGATGCCGATGTTGCGGACCTTGTTCAGGTCAGTGAGCACGTCCTGTGCCACAGGGTTCCTCCGAAAAGTTGAAAGTGGAAGGTGTGCCGTCCGGGCGCGGCACTGTTCAGTACAACGCCCGGACGGCCAGATTTATTACCAGCGGTAGTGAGCGAAGGCCTTGTTCGACTCGGCCATCTTGTGCGTGTCCTCACGGCGCTTCACGGCGGCGCCGAGGCCGTTCGAGGCGTCGAGGATCTCGTTGGTGAGACGCTCGGTCATCGTCTTCTCGCGACGGCCCTTGGCGTAGCTGGTGAGCCAGCGGAGCGCGAGGGTGTTGGCGCGGTGCGGCTTCACCTCGACCGGCACCTGGTAGGTCGAACCACCGACACGGCGGGAGCGGACCTCGAGGGTCGGACGGATGTTGTCGAGCGCCTTCTTGAGCGTGGTGACCGCATCCTGGCCGGACTTGGTGGCGACGCCCTCGAGCGCGTCGTAGACGATGCGCTCGGCGAGGCCCTTCTTGCCGTCGAGGAGGATCTTGTTGACGAGCTGGCTGACGACCGGGGACCCGTAGACCGGGTCGGCGACGACGGGGCGCTTCGGAGCGGGACCCTTGCGAGGCATTACTTCTTCTCCATCTTCGCGCCGTAACGGCTGCGAGCCTGCTTGCGGTTCTTCACGGCCTGGGTGTCCAGGGCGCCGCGGACGATCTTGTAGCGGACGCCGGGAAGGTCCTTCACACGGCCGCCACGGACGAGCACCATGGAGTGCTCCTGCAGGTTGTGGCCCTCACCGGGGATGTAAGCGGTGACCTCGGTCCCGTTCGACAGCTTCACACGGGCGACCTTGCGGAGCGCCGAGTTCGGCTTCTTGGGGGTGGTGGTGTAGACACGGGTGCACACGCCGCGCTGCTGGGGGTTGGCCTTCAGGGCGGGGGCCTTGGTCTTGGTGACCTTCGGCGTCCGTCCCTTGCGGACCAACTGCTGAATGGTTGGCACTGAACTTCTCCTTATATGGACTGCACGGTGACAGTTGTCGCTTTTTCCCCAGCAGCCACCCGCCCGCTTCGCACGCATTCGGCTCGCGGATGAGAAGGCACTGGGGGAATCGGCCGACAGGCGTTGTCCGCCGGCCGATATGCCGTGGGGGCGGGGGTTCCGTGCGGTCTCCCTGCCCATCGGATGAGTACGTGCCAGCCCGCTCGACCTGCGCCCGGAAGTGGGCACGAGACAAGCGCGCGACAGAGCGCACACCCGATAAATACTATCCGGTGGCCTCCTGGCGGTCAAATGGCGGAGGGCCGCCGACGCCCCTGTCCGCGCACGGCGAAACCCCGCGTCAGCCCTGCGTCGTGCCGTCGTCGAGCACCGGCGTGAAGACCGCGCCGTCGGGCCCGAACGTGACGACCCCGGAGTACTGGAAGGCGAACGGCTCGGTGGACACCTCGCCGGTGGCGCCGTCCGAGGGACGGGTCGCGGTGCCGCTGGCCTCGAGCCTCCCGTCGTCGCCCAGGACCAGCCAGCCGCCGTGCGCCCACGCCGGGTCCACGCTGACGACGGGCCGCGCATCCAGAGTCTAGTGCACGTCGCCGACGACCGCGCCGTCGTCCGTGGCCGCGTCGACGACGAACGGGCATCCGGCGGGCGCCGTCGAGGTCGAGGCCAGGCAGGCGTCGAGCCACGCCTCCACCGCCGCGCGCGCCGCGGTGTCGCCGTCGGACGAGAGCTGCGCCGAGAAGGTCACCGTGTGCGTCCGGCCGGCCGGCGTGGAGGCGACATCCGCATCCCAGATGCGGTACTCGCTGCTGGGCGACGAGAAGGCCACCGGATAGCTGCCGGGGAGCGCGCGGAGCGTCACGGCGGCGCCCGGGGTCTGCTCCTTCGGCCGGATGCCGGCGATCGAGTAGGTCAGGCCGTCCGGCGCGTGGACCGCGAACGACACGGTGTCGGCGGCGACCGGTCGCATCCGCCAGAGCGGGACGCCGGGCAGGCCGCCCGTGCGCTCGAACGCGAAGGTGCGGTGCTGCGTGCGGTCGCCGAGGGAGACGGTCGCCGCCACCGTCGTCCGGCCCGAGCGGGTCACCGGCCGGGCGATCGTGAAGGAGGTGATCCGGTCGCCGGCCTTCGCGTAGGCGGCGTCGGTCAGCAGGATGTCGGCTGCGGAGTGACGGATGCCCGCGATGCGCATGGCCTGCTCGGCCCTGCCGTGCTGCAGCGCGGTCAGGTAGCGGGCGACCAGGGCCCGGGGCTGGTCCTGCGCCATCCCGATGGTCGCGACGGACATCACTGCGCCCGCGACCGTCGCCAGCACCGCGGCGGCGGCGCCGACCCCCAGCGCGGTGAGGCTCCCCCGGCTCATGGACCCCACAGCGGTCAGCCCTGCCCCGAGTCGTCGCCGAAGGACGGGCGGAACACCGCGCCGTCGCCGGTGAAGGTGACCTCGCCGGCGTACGAGAAGGGGATCTGCTCGGTCGTCACCTGCGCGGTCGCGCCGTCGGCCAGGCGCGTCAGGGTGGCCGTCGCCTGGACAGCTCCTCCGTCGCCGCGGACGGCGAAGCCGCCGTCCGTCCACGCGGTGTCGACCGTCACCTCAGGTCGCGCGTCCAGCGTCCAGCGGAAGTCGCTGGCGCGGACGCCGTTCACCGTCTCGTCCTTGACCAGGAACGGGCAGTTCACGGGAGCCGCGTCCTGGGTGGCGAGGCACGCGTCCAGCCAGGAGTCGACGGCCTTCTGCGCGTCCGCGCTTCCCGCATCGGAGAGCTGGGCCGCGAAGACGGTCGGGGTGACGGTGCTGCCGACCGGGTGGGAGAGCGCGACGCCGCCGCTGACGGTGTAGTCCGCGTCCGGCGACGTGACCGCGACCGGATAGCTGCCCGGCAGAGCGCGCAGGCGCACGTCGGACGCACCGGCGTGCGGCGTGGCGCCGGCCACGGTGAACGTCAGGCCGGTCGGTCCATCGACCCCGACCTCCACGGTGTCGGGCGTCACGGGGGCCAGCCTCCACAGCGGGAGGAAGGGGAGGCCGCCGGCCCGCACGACGCGGAACGTGCGGTGGTAAGGGCGATCGCCCTGCTGCACCGTCGCATCCACCGTCGTGATGCCGCCGCGGGTGGTGGGACGCGCCAGAGTGAAGGAGGTGATGCGGTCGGTGGCGCGGCGGTACGCGGCGTCGGTGAGCAGGATGTCGCCGGACTTCGCGGTGATGCCGCCGAGCGCCATCGCCTCGCGAGCACGACCGTGCTCGAGCGCGGTCAGGTAGCGGGCCACCACGCTGCGCGGCATGTCCTGGGCCGCGGCGATCGTCGACGCCGAAAAGAACGCGCCGACCGCGGTGCACAGCACCGCCAGGGCGGCGAGCGCCCACCAGTACCAGCGCACCCGGATCCGACTCGCCGGTGCCTCGACGGACTGCTCGCTCACGGTTCCCCCTTCGACCAGGAGCCAGCCTAGGGGCCGCGCACAGCAGAGCGCGGGCACCCGTTCGGGGTACCCGCGCTCGAGACGGTCGCCGGAGCGGTCAGCCGCCGATGCCCTTGGCGAGCTCGCTGTCGACGTTCTGCAGAGCGTCCGCCGCCTTGGTGAGGAACTGCGACATCCCGTCGAGGCCGTTCACCGCGTCGGTGGTGCCCTTGGTGAACTGCTCGTAGGAGCTGTGGAAGGCGCCCGACGCCTGGTCGGTGACGAAGCCGCCGTTGACGAGCCCGTTCACCAGGTTCTGGAGCTCGTGCAGCTTCGCGGTGATGTCGTCCTTGCCCGCGATCAGGCGGTTGGCGGCATCGGTCATCTCGCCGTACGTGACGTTCATGTTGGCCATGACGGTCCTTATCCCTTCGTGTTCGAAAGAGGCCGTGCCCCCGGGGCCGACCAGCTACGTCCACCTAACCAGGCGGGCCGGATGGACGGAATGGGGAGCACTCCCCATGCACGCGGGTTCTGCGCCGCCGGGCCAGCGGGATAGCCTGGCAGCCATGCCGTCGTACAGCCCGATGAAGCCGAACGCGAACTCCGCGGCCGCCCGCGCCCGGCTCCCCCGCTCGGACCGGGCGGCGACGCCGCCGTCGGCCGCCGAGCGGGCGTTGCGTCCGGTCGGCTACCTGCTGGTCGCCCTGGTGTGGACGGTGCTCGGCGCGATCGTCCTGCTCCTCCCCGCCGCGCTGCCCTTCGCACTGTGGAGCACGAACCCGGACTTCAGCACGGAGGAGTTCCTGACCGGCGGCGATGTCGTCCCGACCGTCCTGTTCCTCGTGTTCGCCGCCGTGGTGCTGGTTCCGCTGCTCGGCTACGCGTACGTCGCCCTGCCGCTCGCCGCCGTGCCGCTCGCCGTGCTGGCCTGGACCTACGTCGGCCGGAGCCTGCTCCCGCGCTACGCGGGCGAGCGGCTGTCGAGCACAGGATGGTCGCGCAACGTCATCGGACCGCCGACGCTCGGACCCACGGCGCTGTCGCTGCTGCCGGTGCACCTCACCCCGTGGACCCGGTTCTGGACCGAGCTGATGCTGCTCGGCTGGCGGCCGGGCCGACGCATCCTGTACGCGGGCATCCCGTACGGGCTCGCCTCGTTCCTGGCACCCGGCTGGCTGTTCTGGCCGCTCGGCGTGGTGGGCGTCGCCGTGTGGGCGATCGTGACGGGCGCGCTGGTGGCCCTCTCGGTGGCGCTCGTGGTGCGGGCGTACCGCGCGCGGGTCAGCGGGCGGCGGCCGGCGCCCCGAGCGGTGCCCGGGAGCTGATCGAGTCGATCATCGCGTCGAACAGCTCGAGGTAGAGATCGGGAGCCGCCGCCATCGGCGCGTTGACGCGCGCGTGGACGAGCCGCTCCCCTCCCGGCACGGCGAAGCGGTAGTCGGCGACCAGCTCGGGCGCGGACTCCTCCTCGTAGGTGCTCGTCCGCACCGTCGACCGGCGGCGCACGGGGCCGAAGGAGAAGTCGAGCGCCTCGTCGTCCGGGAAGCAGCGCGCGAGGTGCACGGCCGGGTCGGCACCCGGCTCCGGCCGCGTCGGCCACTCCTCCCGCGACAGCACGATGGAGGCCGGGAAGGGCACGCCGGGAAGGATCTCCAGCGAGAGGGCCAGCGCGAAGGCGGTGCTGCCGTTGGCCAGGGCGACCAGCCGCTCCAGCTCGCTCTTCGCGGTGCGCCGCACGCGGGCCAGCCGGTCCGCACGACCGACGCGGTCGGCGACCAGGCGCTGGATGCGGCGGGCCGCCGCCTCGTCGTCGTGCAGCGGGATCATGACCCACGTGCCCGGGAAGACGATGGTGAGCTCGTCGTCGAGCGTGGTCAGGCGCGGATCGGTCATGCGAACTCCCCCAGGGTGACGCGCAGCGAGTCGGCGATGGCCTGGGTGTCCTGGACCATGTCGGCGAAACCGCCGACGAACGCGGAGCGGAACACCAGCTGGACGGCCTGCGCCGAGCCGACCGGGAACAGCGCGAACACGACGCGCTGTTCCAGCAGGGCGTCGCCCGCGTCCTCGTCGGCGATGGCCGTCAGGTGGGTGAAGCCGACCAGCTCGCCCGTCGGATGCGGGGTGCGCCAGGAGCGGTAGCCGACGATCTCGTAACCCGGTTCGCGGTGGCCGCCCTCCGCATCCACCGCCGCCAGGTAGCTCTCGGGCGAGTCGTCGACCTCGAGCTCCAGGAGCTCCCAGGTCTGGAACGCGGTGAGGACACCCGCCGCGGGGACAGGGACGTAGACCCGGGCGCGCGTGGCGCCGGTCGGGTCCTCCGCGTGCAGCAGCTGCTGGAGCGCCCGCAGGCGCTCGGCGAGCTCACCGGCGAGGGCGCCGGCGTCGAGGGAGGCGGTCAGCCGCTCCGGCCAGTCCTCGCTGCCGTGCTCGCTCAGCAGCTCGACGTCGTACCAGCCCTCCGGCGCGTCGAACGCGATGTCGACGATGTCCTGCGAACGCAGCGTCATCTCCGGTCCCCTCCTCAGCCGTTGTGACTCTTGTAGGTGGGAGCGTACGTGTCGGCTTTGCCGAGCACGAACTTCTGCAGGTCGGCGCTCGGCAACTGCGGCAGGTCGGTGTGGTTGCGGCCGCCGTCGAGCTTGTTGACGACCAGGTCGACCTTGCCCGGCAGGTTCACCAGCTCGACGCCCTTGTTGTAGAGCGCGGAGCCCTGGTGGTAGGCCGCGACCACGGTCAGCGGGTTGAGCTCCCGCGCCTTCACGTCGTGCGTGACGGCGCGGACCACGTTCTGGTCGACGCCCAGGAGGGCGCGCATCGCCTTGGCCCGGTCGGCGCCGTTCGCGACCAGGGCCTGGTACGCCTCGCGCTGCGCCGCCGCCGAGTCGCCGGCCGCCTTCCAGATGTTGAGATCCTTCGCCGGGTTCTCGAAGAGCTTCTTGGTCGCCGACTTCATCAGGCGCTTGCCGATCTGGGCCTTCAGCATGGCGTTCGGGCTGGTGTGCACGCCCCCGACCGTCCGGGGGACGCGGGCCAGCGCCTTGATCCGCGCCGCCTTGCCCAGGAAGCTGAAGATGCGTCCGCCGAAGACACTGAGGACGACGGTCACGGCGGCGCCGAGGATGTCGAGGAAGCTGCCCTCGCCGTTCGCGAACTTCACCACCGCATCCACCAGCTTGATGATGGAGGCGACGAGCGCGATCACCGCGAGCACCTGGCCGAGGATGGGGACCCAGGCGAAGAAGATCGCCAGGATTCCGGCGATGTCCCCGATGGTCTCGATGACATCCATCACCTTGTCCCAGAAGCCGGGGTTCTTGAGGCCGTGGTTGTGGTGGTCGACGACGTCGACGATCGCGTCGACCGCCTTCTCGGCGGCCCGGTTCTTGCGGTCGCGGGCGTCGTACCAGGCCTGGTGCGCCGCCTGGAGCGCGGCGTTCGCGGCGCGCGCTGCGTCGTCCGCCTGGTCCGCCGCCTTGCCGGCTGTGGAGGCGTCCTCGGGCTTCGCCTTCTCTGCCGTGGTGTGCGCCGTCGTGGCCGCCTTGTGCGCAGCGTCCGCGTCGCCCTGCTTCTGCTGGATGAGCGTGATCGCCTTCTCGGCGTCGTCCTGCGCGCCACGGAGCTCGCCGGCGTAGGTGAGGAGCGCGCTGGCGGTCTTGGAGTAGCGGTCCTTGGCCTTGTCGATGTCGTCGGCGGTGTCGCGCGACATCTCCTGCAGCTTGGACACGGCCTGGGACTTGTAGCCGTCGAGGTCGTGGATCTTCTTGAGCTCCTTCACGGAGCGCTGGATCGCCTCGCCGATCGACTGGTAGTGCCGGGCCTTCGCCTCAAGGACGTCCGGATCCCCGGTCAGCGGCTGGAACTCCCGGTCGCTCACTTCTTCGCTCCGCTCTTGGTGTCGTCGAGGGCCTTGGCGAGGTCGCCGTCCACCTTGGTGAAGTTGTCGGCGACCGCGGCGATGACCTGCTGCACGTTCTTCACGTTCTCGGTCATGTCCTTGCGCTTCTCGTTCCACTTGTGGGCGAAGTCGCGGACGTGGCTGTGCAGGTCGTCGTGTCCCGTCGCGTCGGCGACCGAGTCGCTGAAGTCGTCGGCGTTCTGGAACTCGCGCACCACGGCGTCGAGGTCGTCGCGCAGTTGCACCAGCTCGTCCAGCTTGAGTACGAGATCGGACACTGTTCCTCCCCTGTCGGTCCACGGCGCCGGGTCCTCCGGTCATCCTGCCTTCAGCAACGTACCGGTGGTCCAGCGGGGAGGCGATGGGGAGCGGTCCCCATCCGCCCGCGCGAGGGGACTGGGTATGGTGCAGAGGTGCGACTGAAACTGACTCTCGCCCGGCCCTCCGGGAGCAGCGACGACATCGTCGTCACGGCGGACGCGGCCGCCAGCATCTCGGAGGTCGCGGCGACGATCGCGCGGATCGATCCGCGGCGCACCGGCCCGGTCGCCGCACCGGGTGCGCTCACGCTGCGCGCCCAGCTGCCCGGGCAGGCGGACCCGCTGGTGCTGCCGCCGGACGCCCCGGTCGGCGAGGCCTGGATCGGCAGCGGCGCGACGGTCGCGCTGGCCGACGCCGGACTGCACTACGCAGCTCCCGAGCTCGGCGACGTGCCCGTGGTCGCGACCCTGCGCATCCTGAGCGGGCCGCAGGCGGGCGCCTCGTTCCCGCTGCGCGCGGGCACCACCGTGCTCGGCCGCGACGCGTCGTGCGACATCGTGCTGGAGGACCCGCTGGTCTCGAAGCGGCACGTCCGCTTCGAGGCCGGCGACGGCGTCGAGGTCGTCGACCTCGGCTCGGCGAACGGCGTGGTGGTGGATGGCGGCCTCGTCACCCGCTTCACGGTCCGCCGCACCGAGACCCTCCTGATCGGCGACACCGAGGTGGAGCTGGACGTGAAGGCGGCGTCGGAACTCCCGGCGGCGACGCCGACCGCGGGCCCGGTGTTCTTCAACCGGTCGCCGCGGGTGGAGCGCCGCTACGCCGGGCAGGTCTTCCAGGCGCCGGAGGTCCCGGGCGAGAAGGACGACCCGCCGTTCCCCCTCCTCGCGATGATCACGCCGCTGCTGCTGGGCGGCGCGATGTTCGCACTGACCCACCAGCCGACGACGTTGCTGTTCGTGCTGCTGTCGCCGGTGATGCTCGTCGGCAACTACATCAGCGGCCGCACCCGCGGCAAGCGGAAGCTGAAGAAACAGATCGCGCTCTTCGAGCAGCGGCTGGAGGCGCTCTCGACCAAGCTGGAGCAGGAGCGCCGCGTGGAGGTCGAGCTCCGCCAGGCCGAGACGCCGACCACCGCCGACGCCCTCTCGGAGGCGGTGCGCCGCGGACCACTGCTGTGGACGCGGCGCCCCGAGCACTGGTCGTTCCTCAACCTGCAGCTGGGCCGCGGTTCGATGCGGTCGCGCAACAGCGTCCAGGCCGTCGACCGGGCGGAGCTGATCGCGGAGTTCCAGGAGCGGCTGGACGCGGTCATCGCCGCGAACGAGCGCGTCGACGACGTTCCCGTGCTCGACAACCTGTACGAGTCGGGCGCCCTGGGCATCGCCGGACCCGCCGAGCTGATCGCCGGCTCCGTCAACTCGGTGCTCGTGCAGCTCACCGCCCTGCACTCCCCCGCCGAGCTGGCGGTCGCGGCGCTGGTCTCCCCGCGCTGGTCGCGCGAACTCGGCTGGCTGAAGTGGATGCCGCACACGTCCTCCCCGCACAGCCCGCTGCCCGGCGCCCACCTCGCCGACAGCGCGTCAAGTGCGGCGGGCGTGCTGAGCGCGCTCGAGGGACTCGTGGAGGAGCGGCTGGCGGCCGCCCGCAGCGGCCCGCAGCGCCGTGGAGCCATGGAGCAGGAGCGCGCCGCGCTGGAACGCGGCGCCGACGTCGGGCGATCGCAGACCGCCGAGGGCACGCCGTCCCCGGTTCCGGCGGTCGTCGTCGTCATCTCCGACGACGTCGCCGTCGACCGCGCGCGCCTGGTGCA is drawn from Leifsonia shinshuensis and contains these coding sequences:
- the tuf gene encoding elongation factor Tu: MAKAKFERTKPHVNIGTIGHVDHGKTTLTAAISKVLADKYPSATNVQRDFASIDSAPEERQRGITINISHVEYETPKRHYAHVDAPGHADYIKNMITGAAQMDGAILVVAATDGPMAQTREHVLLAKQVGVPYLLVALNKSDMVDDEEILELVELEVRELLSSQDFDGDNAPVVRVSGLKALEGDEKWTQSILDLMEAVDESIPDPVRDKDKPFLMPIEDVFTITGRGTVVTGRAERGTLAINSEVEIVGIRPTQKTTVTGIEMFHKQLDEAWAGENCGLLLRGTKREDVERGQVVAKPGSVTPHTNFEGTAYILSKDEGGRHNPFYTNYRPQFYFRTTDVTGVISLPEGTEMVMPGDTTDMSVELIQPIAMEEGLGFAIREGGRTVGAGTVTKINK
- the fusA gene encoding elongation factor G: MAQDVLTDLNKVRNIGIMAHIDAGKTTTTERILFYTGVNHKIGETHDGASTTDWMEQEKERGITITSAAVTCFWNKNQINIIDTPGHVDFTVEVERSLRVLDGAVAVFDAKEGVEPQSETVWRQADKYNVPRICFVNKMDKLGADFYFTVDTIISRLGAKPLVMQLPIGSESDFVGVVDLIEMRALVWPGDAKGDVTMGAKYEVQEIPADLQAKAEEYRAKLIETVAESDDALLEKFFGGEEITVPEIKAAIRKLTVNNEIYPVLCGSAFKNRGVQPMLDAVIDYLPSPLDVPAIEAHNPRDEEQVIMRHADATEPFSALAFKVAVHPFFGRLTYVRVYSGRIDSGAQVVNSTKGKKERIGKIFQMHANKENPVDFVTAGNIYAVIGLKDTTTGDTLSDPDNQVVLESMTFPEPVIEVAIEPKTKADQEKLGTAIQKLAEEDPTFRTEQNQETGQTVIKGMGELHLDILVDRMKREFNVEANVGKPQVAYRETIRRTVEKYDYTHKKQTGGSGQFAKVQISLEPMEVTPETSYEFVNAVTGGRVPREYIPSVDAGIQDAMQVGVLAGFPTVGVKATLVDGASHDVDSSEMAFKIAGSMAYKEAARKANPVLLEPLMAVEVRTPEEYMGDVIGDLNSRRGQIQSMEDASGVKVVRANVPLSEMFGYIGDLRSKTSGRAVYSMQFDSYAEVPKAVADEIVQKSKGE
- the rpsG gene encoding 30S ribosomal protein S7 produces the protein MPRKGPAPKRPVVADPVYGSPVVSQLVNKILLDGKKGLAERIVYDALEGVATKSGQDAVTTLKKALDNIRPTLEVRSRRVGGSTYQVPVEVKPHRANTLALRWLTSYAKGRREKTMTERLTNEILDASNGLGAAVKRREDTHKMAESNKAFAHYRW
- the rpsL gene encoding 30S ribosomal protein S12, which encodes MPTIQQLVRKGRTPKVTKTKAPALKANPQQRGVCTRVYTTTPKKPNSALRKVARVKLSNGTEVTAYIPGEGHNLQEHSMVLVRGGRVKDLPGVRYKIVRGALDTQAVKNRKQARSRYGAKMEKK
- a CDS encoding WXG100 family type VII secretion target, with amino-acid sequence MANMNVTYGEMTDAANRLIAGKDDITAKLHELQNLVNGLVNGGFVTDQASGAFHSSYEQFTKGTTDAVNGLDGMSQFLTKAADALQNVDSELAKGIGG
- a CDS encoding putative T7SS-secreted protein, yielding MSDREFQPLTGDPDVLEAKARHYQSIGEAIQRSVKELKKIHDLDGYKSQAVSKLQEMSRDTADDIDKAKDRYSKTASALLTYAGELRGAQDDAEKAITLIQQKQGDADAAHKAATTAHTTAEKAKPEDASTAGKAADQADDAARAANAALQAAHQAWYDARDRKNRAAEKAVDAIVDVVDHHNHGLKNPGFWDKVMDVIETIGDIAGILAIFFAWVPILGQVLAVIALVASIIKLVDAVVKFANGEGSFLDILGAAVTVVLSVFGGRIFSFLGKAARIKALARVPRTVGGVHTSPNAMLKAQIGKRLMKSATKKLFENPAKDLNIWKAAGDSAAAQREAYQALVANGADRAKAMRALLGVDQNVVRAVTHDVKARELNPLTVVAAYHQGSALYNKGVELVNLPGKVDLVVNKLDGGRNHTDLPQLPSADLQKFVLGKADTYAPTYKSHNG